The genome window CTTAGATAACATCTATCAATACAGCTTCTCTTTAATTTTGAGTTTAAAAAGCAATTAAAGATTACCTGATTGCCTTTTATTGGAATAGTATTCTAAAAGAACTTTGTAGCACTTTATTTATAAAGTTCTAGTGGCGTGACCCCAAAAAAAACGCTGCTATTTTAAAAATAGCAGCGTTGAATTTGAAGAGCTTTGAAGTCTTAAAACGAATTGATTGTTTTTCTAATAGCAACCAGCCTGGTAAGAAGTCCTTCTAAATGTTGAAGATCCAGCATGTTAGCTCCGTCGCTTTTTGCATTTGCTGGGTCAAAATGTGTTTCTATAAATAAACCATCTACGTGGTTGACAATGCCAGCGCGAGCGATTGTTTCTATCATGTCAGGCCTTCCACCAGTAACGCCACTGCTCTGGTTAGGTTGTTGTAAACTATGTGTGACATCGAGAACGGTAGGAGCAAAGGCTCTCATGGTAGGAATGCCTCTGAAATCCACAATCATATCTTGATAGCCGAACATCGTTCCACGATCTGTGATCCATGCTTTATCGCTTCCTGTATCTTTTACTTTTTGTACTGCATGTTTCATTGCTTCGGGAGACATGAACTGGCCTTTTTTAAGGTTCACTACTTTGCCGGTTTCTGCGGCTGCGACAACTAGATCAGTTTGTCTTACGAGAAATGCAGGGATTTGCAACACATCCACATACTCTGCCGCCATTGCGGCATCGCTTACCTCGTGAATATCTGTAACCGTAGGAATATCAAATGTTTCAGAAACTTTACGTAATATTTTTAATGCATTCAGGTCTCCTATACCTGTAAAACTATCAATACGACTGCGGTTTGCTTTTTTAAAACTTCCTTTAAAAACATAAGGTATTTTTAAATGATCAGTGATTTTGAGCACTTTTTCGGCTATTCTTAATGCCATATCTTCTCCTTCGATGGCACATGGTCCAGCGAGTAGAAAGAAGTTATTTGCATCTAAATGTTTAAGTTTAGGTATACTATCAAGTTGCATAAAATGCTATTTTAATTAATTTCTGACGATTACTTGTCTGCCGCTTTCTTCCCATTTGGAAATACCACCTTGCATATCATAAATAAGAGTAAAGCCTCTATCTTGAAGAATCTGAGCACAACGCAAACTCTGGCCACCTTTATTACAATAGATAAGAAGCGGTTCGTTTTTATTTAATTGATCGAGGTAGCTATTGAGATCATCATTTTCTACCTCAATATTAATAGCGTCTTTAATGTGTTTGTCAGTAAAGTGTAGTTTGCTGCGCACATCAATTACCTTCACTTTATCCAACTCCATCAAGTTAGCTGCTTCTTCTACAGTCACCTGTTTGATGACACCTGGTTGGTCATTAAAACAGCTCTGTATCGGGAGTACAAGAAAGGATATGAGTAGTATTTTAAATAGGCTTTTCATTATTCCGGGATTGCTGTATCTCCATCCCAATTGCTGTAACCGCCAGTAAGGTTAAAAGTGTTTTTTAAACCCAATTGCTCCATGATCTGGCAAGCTTGCATACTTCTACTACCAGCACGGCAGTAAACATAATAACTCTGGTCAGCATCCATGTTATTCATAGCGTTCATGAATTCTTGAGGTTTAAATATATCGTAATGTAAAGCGCCTGGAATAATCCCTTCACTTACTTCTTCATCGGTGCGGACATCGATAATGAATCCATTAGTATCTTGAGCTGTCTGCTCTTTCCATTCTAGGTTGTTGAGATCTGTTATCATAATATTTTTATAAGGAACAATTGCTTGTAGCAACTATTTTTTGATTTTTTAAATTCGTATTCTTAATGGCTCCATAACCACCTTCTACATTTATTACATTTTTAATACCGTTAGCCTTTGCAATACTAGAAAATATAACAGATCTATAACCACCGGCACAATGAATGTGATAAGTGGTATCAGCATTTAATTTTTTTACTTCTTTATGAACCGCATTTAAAGTATGCAGCGGCACACTACTTAGGTGTCCAGTTTCATATTCGCCTGGCTTGCGGGTATCTATAGGGTTTTTTACAGACCCATCTTCTAACCCGTCTATAAAACCTTGTGCAGTACAATTTTTAATAGTGGAAACTTCTAGCCCATTGTTTTTCCAAGTGTCAAAACCACCTGATAAGTATCCTTGGGCATTATCATAACCTACACGAGCCAGTCTGGTTACCGCTTCTTTTTCTCGCCCTTCTGGGACAACTAGAATTATTTTTTGATCTATATTTTCAATTAGAGCACCTACCCAAGGGGCAAACTGTCCATCCAAACCTATAAACCAAGACTCCGGAATGGCACCTGCC of Nonlabens sp. Ci31 contains these proteins:
- the kdsA gene encoding 3-deoxy-8-phosphooctulonate synthase yields the protein MQLDSIPKLKHLDANNFFLLAGPCAIEGEDMALRIAEKVLKITDHLKIPYVFKGSFKKANRSRIDSFTGIGDLNALKILRKVSETFDIPTVTDIHEVSDAAMAAEYVDVLQIPAFLVRQTDLVVAAAETGKVVNLKKGQFMSPEAMKHAVQKVKDTGSDKAWITDRGTMFGYQDMIVDFRGIPTMRAFAPTVLDVTHSLQQPNQSSGVTGGRPDMIETIARAGIVNHVDGLFIETHFDPANAKSDGANMLDLQHLEGLLTRLVAIRKTINSF
- a CDS encoding rhodanese-like domain-containing protein gives rise to the protein MKSLFKILLISFLVLPIQSCFNDQPGVIKQVTVEEAANLMELDKVKVIDVRSKLHFTDKHIKDAINIEVENDDLNSYLDQLNKNEPLLIYCNKGGQSLRCAQILQDRGFTLIYDMQGGISKWEESGRQVIVRN
- a CDS encoding rhodanese-like domain-containing protein, producing the protein MITDLNNLEWKEQTAQDTNGFIIDVRTDEEVSEGIIPGALHYDIFKPQEFMNAMNNMDADQSYYVYCRAGSRSMQACQIMEQLGLKNTFNLTGGYSNWDGDTAIPE